Within the Deinococcus seoulensis genome, the region AAAAAAATGGGGGGAACTCTAGGCGTCAACCGGAGATGGATTGGCGCGGCACCATTGGGTGGCGAAAGCTGCTGGATGGGTCGTTGGACAGCTTAAACGGTAAAGGTAGGCCGCGACTCGAAAAGAGCGCGGTCGCTTGTGGAGAGTGATGCCGGTGCCATCCCCTGTAGTGGGATGGTTGAACCGAAGTCAGAAGCACTGTAGGGGTAGCGCAGCTATTGGCAACATTTAGCGCGCGAAATCCGAACGCAGGTTCGGGGAACAGCGTTGACCGTACAGGTCAGCGGCTGGCTACAGGATGTGAGACGCCGGCTAAACAATGTAGTTCATGTCTAACTGGGGAACGATGGGAAGGCGTTCAGGATGGCGGCAACCACCTGAACAGAGCTGAACCCACGGGGAGAGCAGGCGATGAGACAGGCGACAGGATCGCCCCGGGCACACCTCGACTCGGTCGAAGGGGAGTGGATTGGAGAACGGGTACGGGACGACCGTACAGCAGTCCGTGAAGTCGAAAGCCAGCGGCGGTGGAAGTCATGGGATGGAATCCCACGACAGCGAAGCGCACCGCAGAACACTGAACGACGAACAGCCACACGGCTGTTCAGCGCGACTAGGACGCGCATCCCACACGGGACAACTCACAGGCAGGCCGCCTGTAGCAACTGGATACAAGTAACACATCCATATTCCCTCTCGGAACCACCCCCTCTGCTGACCAGCATGGGGTGGGTTCGTCATGTCGCCAGATTGCGGTTGACATCCTCAACCGGGGTGCGGTCGTGCCTGGTGCGTAGGTGCTGTCCCTGCGCAGCGGGCACGGGCGCGCGCCGGACTCCGCATAGTGTCACATACCTCATGGGGACGTTGAGCTGCGGGACAGTCTGCGTGCGACACTGGCTGCATGACGTTCAACGGCACAGCGGCGACAGGCCAGCACGCGGTCGCGTATTACCGGGTCAGCACGCAGCGGCAGGGGCAGTCGGGTCTGGGACTGGAAGCACAACGCACAGCGGTGCTGTCGTTCGCGCAGGGTCGTGGCCTGGTCATCGTGGCTGAGTTCCAGGAAGTGGAGACGGGCACGAAGAAAGGCACACGGCCCCAGTTGCAGGCTGCACTGGCGCAATGTCGGCGTTCAGGCGCGGTGCTCGTCATTGCGCGGCTGGATCGGCTCGCACGGAATGTCCGGTTCATTGCGTCGCTGATGGAGTCTGGCGTGGCGTTCCAGGCCGCCGACATGCCTGACGCACAGCCGCTGGTGCTGCACATCATGTCTGCCGTTGCTGAACAGCAGGCGGCCCGGATCAGTCTCGACACGCGCGCTGCGCTGGCCGCTCGACGCGCACGCGGGCTGCCGCTGGGGAATCCGGCGGCCCTGACGCCGGAACGGCGTGCTGCTGGCGCTGCGACCATGCGCCGCGCCGCGATTGAGGCCACACGACCTGCGGGAACGGTCGCGGCGCTGCTGCGTGACCAGGGGCTATCCCTACGGCAGATTGCCCAGCGTCTGGACGCCGTTGGTATTCCAGCACGCCGGGGGGGCGGTTGGGGGCCGCAACAGGTCAGCCGTCTACTGGAACGACACGCTGCTATCGAATCTAAATAGATAGAACTGCTAGCACAATAGCAGCATCTGTTCTGCTTAGAACTGCTAGCAATTGAAGCGGTATCAGCGTATTCTGTTCGTGTGAGACGCATAGGAATAACAAGCGAGAAAGGGGGCGTGGGTAAATCGACGATCAGCTGGCACCTGGCGGGCGCGCTGTCAGGTGGCAGACCTCGGCGGCGGGTCGTTCTGGTAGATGAGGACACCAGGGTGCAGACCTGCCTGGAATGGGCTGCTGCTGGTCAGACACTGCCATTCCAGGTCGTGGCCCCTGACGGCGCTCAGACGGCTCTGGAGAGGCCAACAGACTACCTGCTGGTAGATAGCGAGGGGCGGCCCCCGCTGTCTGATCTGGTGGCGATGACGCAGGCGCTGGACCTGGTGCTGCTGCCAACCGGAACCACCCGGCCGGAAATCGTCTCGACCATTCGCCTGTGGGGGGAACTGCGAGCGGCTGGAACGACTGACCGGGTCCGGGTGTTGGTCACACGGGCCGCTCCTGTCGGTCATGCCGGTCGGGACGCACGCGACGCGCTGCGCGGCGCTGGATTGACTGTGCTGGATACCGTGGTTCGACGACTGGCGGCGTATGAACGTGCAGCAGAGGTCGGCGGTCTGGTACGCGATGTGCAGGACCCGCGTGCTGGTGAGGCGTGGAGCGACATTCAGGGCGTGGCCCGCGAGGTGAAGTGATGACGAAAAAGACAACAAAAGACAGGTACAGCTACGTTCAACCGGCTGCTGTTCAGGAAGCTGCCCCCAAAAAGCCTGCCAGGAAGACGCCAGCCAAGAAACCCACAGCACCTGTCACCAGTCCTGAACCTGCGCCGGTTGCTGTGCCGGTTCAGCCCAGCGCGGCGACCGGCGCGGCGGCTGCGCTCCGTGATCCCGAGCTGTTCAGGCTGCCACCACCACAACGTGGACGCGCTGCGGCTGACGGGGTGCAACGCAGAGGCGATGTGGAACGGGAACAAATGAATGTACGGATCAGGCCGGAACTGAAGAGAGCAGCGGCAAGTCTGGCAGGACTGCACGGAACCAGTCTGGGAGACGTGATCGAAGCAGCTCTGGTGGAGTACATCCGGAAGCAACAGGGATAAGAGAGACAAGAAGGACCCGCTAACGCGGGACAACCAAGACAAGCACAAAGGCCCCGTTCGGGGCCTGTATACCTGATACCACCAGCGTTTCGCAAAAATTATACTTGAGTATAATTATCAGCCGTTTAGACGTTCCACACGTCGGAATGATCGTATACGGTGCGTATTGGCAGCCTCGTGACTGCGACCAGTGCTGCTGCGGTCACGGGTGCGCCCTGGGACTGCAACTGGGCCACGCCAGCGCGCAGGGCCTGCCGGGTCTGTTCTGCGCGGCGCTCGGCGGTCATACGGCCTGCGTCGGCCTGACGGGCACGCTGAACCGCTGCGGGCGCTGCGGACTGGCGTTCCCGGCTGTGCTGCCTGGAGCGGTCCACCGCGCCTGCAAGGCGGGGGCGCAGGCTGCCCTGATTGCGGCCTGTCCAGCGGTTCACGCTGCCAACCACGCTGCGCAGTTCGCTGGCGCTCAGTGCGCCGCGCGGATGCTCCTGCGCCAGCGCCTGGTTGAACGTCTGCGCGTGTCGCTCCAGCAGTGCGTAACGTGCCAGGTCCGTCAGGTGCGCGTGTGCGTAGGCCAACTGCCGCACGCTGTCGAACAGAGCGCGGTTGCGGGAGTCAGCGGCGCTCGCCGCCTGACGCTGCGCGCGGCTCGGTTGCTGCGTCCGTTGTGGCAGCCGCAGGGCGCGCGCTAGCTCGTGCAGGTCGTACAATTCCGGCCGGACGATCTCCAGCAGATGACCCGGTGCCAGCGGTCCACGGCTCAGCAGCCGCGTGTAGTGCAGGTCGGCCTGTAGCGCCTGGTCGATGCTGTCCCAGACGGCCTCGGCGTACTCGACAGCTCGCGCACTACTGCGGCCGCCACGACCGACGGGTTCAGACAACAGGTAGAGCGCGTGTCCGTGGTCGTTGTTCATGTTCCAGACCACCGCGTTTGGCGCTGGTGCGTGTCCCTGCAACACGCGCGTGATGGGGTCTACCGCGTCACAGTCGGCAACGAGTGCGTGGATTTTACCGCGCGCATTCGGCTGCCAGTACGTCTGCTGCACGGCCTGATCGGTCGGCAGTCGGAACCCCGCTCCCGCCTGGTGGACGGTTGCGCCGCACAGCGGCCACGCAGGTGCGTTAGCAGTGATAGCAGTCAGAACGTCCTGCAATGCTCTAGGGGCGGGCATGCTGCGCCTGGCCTGGTGGGCCGGGGGGCAGCACAGTGACAGGTACTACACGCGCCCCCATAGGCGGTGGTACACTATCCGTGCGCCCCCCACTCGTTGGTGGGGTGTTCATCGAAAAAACCTCTGATCGGGTTGATGAGACTGGAGCGGCTGACCTGTGGCGGGTTGGCCGTTCGTTTTTGCTGTCCTGAACGTTCTATTTTAAATCTCGTCCGATGCTGCGTGCTCTATGTGCCGCTCGCCGTCGCGGCCGTGTCTCTGCTATTTGTGTTCAGGGTCGGTCTACGTTGATGCGTGCTCTCCTGTGTGGTCTGTGTGCAGTGTACCGCGCACAGGCGCGGCGCACCGTGCAGGCCCTGGGGGCGGGGTCAAGGGGCAGCGCCCCTCTGTGTTGAGACCGCAGCGCACGCGCTGAGGGCGCGCCCACCGGGCGCTGTCGTCGCCCAGGGTCGCGCCCTCGATGTTCAGGACAGCGTTACTGTGTTTTTTGTGGTTTTCGCTTCGGCTTCTTTGCCTGCGTCTCTAGCGTTGGGGCCAGCGCCTGATACGCGGCCAGCAGGTGCGCCACCCGTTGCGCCTCAGTGTTGCCTGCCCGGATGCCCAGGGCCGCCTCCACAGCGCGGTCTAATGCGTTGTGTGCGGCGCGCAGGTCAGCAGGCATCAGCAGCGGGTCGTACAGCTGGGCCAGCGAAGAGTCCGGGTGAGCAGCGCGGGCGTCCAGAACGGCCTGGGCCGCCTCCTCGATGACCTGCACCTGACGCGGCCGCAGCGCCGCGCGGTCAGGCCAGGGGAACGTGTTGTACACAACGTCCTTCGTATAGCTGTAGTCGGATTTCAGGCGGCCGCCAACCAACCGCATCCAGTCCATATGCACGCGTGACTGAATCAGGCCAAAGTGCACCAGGTCGGCGTCTGGAATCATGTACAGCTTATTGTTCACCACAGTGCTGCTGTCCAGATAGGCGACCGGCACATACTCCCGCCGTTCGCTGCTAAATCCTGGCACGACTAAGTAGCGCTCAGGCAGTCTCCGGTCCCGGAAGAGCGCCGGGGACTGGGCCATTCTGCGCGTTCCTGCGTCTACGCTATCCAGCCGCCACTGGCGCGTCGAATCGACGCGGGCACATACATGGGGCAGCGTCGCCAGAACAGCCGGACTGACGCCTTCCAACCAGAGGCAGAACCTCTCGCCGCCATTCAGGAACGTCTTAGCGTCCAGCAGTGGGCGCACGTAGGGCGCGGCGTTCTCCTCTGCGGCCAGCAGTTCGTCGCGCTCCTCACGGGTCAGCAGCAGATTCCCGCCG harbors:
- a CDS encoding recombinase family protein, translating into MTFNGTAATGQHAVAYYRVSTQRQGQSGLGLEAQRTAVLSFAQGRGLVIVAEFQEVETGTKKGTRPQLQAALAQCRRSGAVLVIARLDRLARNVRFIASLMESGVAFQAADMPDAQPLVLHIMSAVAEQQAARISLDTRAALAARRARGLPLGNPAALTPERRAAGAATMRRAAIEATRPAGTVAALLRDQGLSLRQIAQRLDAVGIPARRGGGWGPQQVSRLLERHAAIESK
- a CDS encoding ParA family protein — translated: MRRIGITSEKGGVGKSTISWHLAGALSGGRPRRRVVLVDEDTRVQTCLEWAAAGQTLPFQVVAPDGAQTALERPTDYLLVDSEGRPPLSDLVAMTQALDLVLLPTGTTRPEIVSTIRLWGELRAAGTTDRVRVLVTRAAPVGHAGRDARDALRGAGLTVLDTVVRRLAAYERAAEVGGLVRDVQDPRAGEAWSDIQGVAREVK
- a CDS encoding replication initiation protein, which translates into the protein MPAPRALQDVLTAITANAPAWPLCGATVHQAGAGFRLPTDQAVQQTYWQPNARGKIHALVADCDAVDPITRVLQGHAPAPNAVVWNMNNDHGHALYLLSEPVGRGGRSSARAVEYAEAVWDSIDQALQADLHYTRLLSRGPLAPGHLLEIVRPELYDLHELARALRLPQRTQQPSRAQRQAASAADSRNRALFDSVRQLAYAHAHLTDLARYALLERHAQTFNQALAQEHPRGALSASELRSVVGSVNRWTGRNQGSLRPRLAGAVDRSRQHSRERQSAAPAAVQRARQADAGRMTAERRAEQTRQALRAGVAQLQSQGAPVTAAALVAVTRLPIRTVYDHSDVWNV